The Candidatus Methylomirabilis sp. DNA window CCGCTTGTGGAGCAGGTCGGCGAGCTCCGTCCCCTGGAAGCCGGAGTACGCCTCCTCCTCGGGCCCGGTGGCCTTGGAGATGACGTGGGCCACCCGCTCGGTGGCCAGCGCCGGGTGGAACGCCGCCCCCGGCGTTCCGGCCACGCAGTGGACGGGCCAGATCCCCCCCTGGGGTTTGAAGGAGCAGTGGTTCACGGGATGCCAGTCCCGGGTGGCTACGGTGAACACCTTCACCCGGCGGAGGAGCGCGTTCAGGGCCGGGACCACGCGGTCCCCCTCGGGCACCGGCAGGGCCCCGCCGGGGCAGAAGTCGTTCTGCACATCGACCAGGATGAGCGCGTCCCGCTCGGGGGTCAGGTGCTCGACCGCCATGCCCTCTCCCTCCCCGCGGCCTGCGGCCGCGCGTCCCGATCCTAGCGAACGGCCCGCGCGGGGGTCAACCCTCTTCCCCCTTCTGCCCCCGCCGCGGGGGCCGGTGCAGGCAGGCGTCTCACAGGCGCTTGTACGGCGGGACGGCCAGGGAGCGGACGTAGGCGATCACGTCCCGGATCTGCTGGTCGGTGAGCTGCGTCCCCCAGGGGGGCATCATCGGGGACTTCTGGACCGCCTGGCCCCCCTGCTGAATGATGGTAAAGAGGTAGGAGTCGGGCAGGGCGTTCATCCGGGTCCCGTCGGCGTGGTTGCCCGGCTTGACCGGCAGGGTCGCGGCCATCGGACCGTCCCCCTTCCCCCTCACCCCGTGGCAGGAGGTGCACCACTTGTTGTAGAGGACCCGGCCGGCCTTCGCGTCGTCCTGCGCCGCGGCCGCGCCTCCC harbors:
- a CDS encoding nicotinamidase; the encoded protein is MAVEHLTPERDALILVDVQNDFCPGGALPVPEGDRVVPALNALLRRVKVFTVATRDWHPVNHCSFKPQGGIWPVHCVAGTPGAAFHPALATERVAHVISKATGPEEEAYSGFQGTELADLLHKRGIRRVFVGGLATDYCVKATALDAAKHGFAVTILEDAIRGVEVQPGDCARALEEMKRAGIRLMRTDDLT
- a CDS encoding cytochrome c, which codes for MRGLAIPLGLALLAGGAAAAQDDAKAGRVLYNKWCTSCHGVRGKGDGPMAATLPVKPGNHADGTRMNALPDSYLFTIIQQGGQAVQKSPMMPPWGTQLTDQQIRDVIAYVRSLAVPPYKRL